From the Anaerohalosphaeraceae bacterium genome, one window contains:
- a CDS encoding YqaE/Pmp3 family membrane protein — protein MTVLKIILAIFLPPVAAFLQVGLTMHFWLNVLLTILAFFPGMIHALWLVATNKQ, from the coding sequence ATGACTGTTTTAAAGATTATCCTTGCCATTTTTCTGCCTCCGGTGGCCGCTTTTCTCCAAGTCGGGCTGACAATGCACTTCTGGCTGAATGTTCTCCTGACCATCCTGGCCTTTTTTCCGGGAATGATTCACGCACTATGGCTGGTTGCGACAAATAAGCAATAA